One genomic region from Aliarcobacter cryaerophilus ATCC 43158 encodes:
- a CDS encoding AEC family transporter, whose amino-acid sequence MLDPVLPIAIYLLFGYLFKIIFQDNSKQLVDFIIYFSLPAIVFSKIYPLALDGKILWLILMFMGIIFFNLFLSYTIGKIMRLSRVTLATFMIMATFGNTSFIGFSYIDAFYGQDYIVYGVIYDIFGSFLLLVSVGMIIITWGSGRKNSVLNISKSIFLFPPMIIFFITIFAKNFEVPKFLIYTSTNLGATLVPIAMIAIGMKLELKHIFTKLHIVTVAVVLKMLIVPIIVLFVFKYFYGIDETWVKVTIIEVAMPPMTMAAVLAIKGGLDEKIAINSLVLGVILSLFTITLFTSYLA is encoded by the coding sequence ATGTTAGACCCAGTTTTACCAATAGCTATTTATCTACTTTTTGGTTATTTATTTAAAATTATTTTTCAAGATAATTCAAAACAGCTTGTAGATTTTATTATATATTTTTCTCTTCCAGCAATAGTTTTTTCAAAAATTTATCCACTAGCACTAGATGGGAAAATTTTATGGCTTATCCTTATGTTTATGGGGATAATATTTTTCAATCTATTTTTATCATACACTATTGGAAAAATTATGAGATTAAGCAGAGTTACTCTTGCTACTTTTATGATTATGGCAACTTTTGGAAATACTTCTTTTATAGGCTTTTCTTATATTGATGCTTTTTATGGTCAAGATTATATTGTTTACGGAGTTATTTATGATATTTTTGGTTCTTTTTTACTTTTAGTATCAGTCGGAATGATTATTATAACTTGGGGAAGTGGAAGAAAAAACTCTGTTTTAAATATATCAAAATCAATATTTTTATTCCCACCAATGATTATATTTTTTATTACAATATTCGCAAAAAACTTTGAAGTTCCAAAATTTTTAATTTACACTTCAACAAATCTAGGTGCAACTCTAGTTCCTATTGCTATGATTGCTATTGGAATGAAACTTGAGTTAAAACATATCTTTACAAAGTTACATATCGTAACAGTTGCAGTTGTTTTAAAAATGCTTATTGTACCAATTATAGTTTTATTTGTATTTAAATATTTTTATGGAATCGATGAGACATGGGTAAAAGTAACAATAATAGAAGTTGCAATGCCACCAATGACTATGGCTGCTGTTTTAGCTATAAAAGGTGGATTAGATGAAAAAATTGCTATAAACTCTTTGGTTTTAGGTGTTATTTTAAGTCTATTTACAATTACTTTGTTTACTTCATATTTAGCTTAA
- a CDS encoding PAS domain-containing protein, with translation MSKEIVLDDYAFLVSETDEKGIIVFANDDFCKIAGYGIDELIGKPHNTVRHPDMPKAAFKDLWETVKKGNIWTGYVKNATKDGDYYWVFATVYPTITSEGTKGYLSCRRKASIEEIKAHENLYKQLRMSEKAA, from the coding sequence ATGTCAAAAGAGATAGTTTTGGATGATTATGCTTTTTTAGTAAGTGAAACAGATGAAAAAGGAATAATTGTTTTTGCAAATGATGATTTTTGTAAAATCGCAGGATATGGAATTGATGAGTTAATAGGTAAACCACATAATACTGTAAGACATCCAGATATGCCAAAAGCTGCTTTTAAAGATTTATGGGAAACTGTAAAAAAAGGTAATATATGGACGGGATATGTTAAAAATGCTACTAAAGATGGAGACTACTATTGGGTATTTGCAACAGTTTATCCAACAATCACAAGTGAAGGAACAAAAGGTTATTTATCTTGTAGAAGAAAAGCTAGTATTGAAGAGATAAAAGCTCATGAAAATTTATATAAACAATTAAGAATGAGCGAAAAAGCAGCTTAA
- the fmt gene encoding methionyl-tRNA formyltransferase, translating to MGTPSYATEILKELLNNKNYEVIGIFTQEDKPVGRKQLLTPPHIKQYCLENNINIPILQPKKLKDNLVAYISIKELEPDFIVVAAYGQILPKEILNLAPCINLHASILPNYRGASPIQEGILNDDEYLGVTSMLMEEGLDCGNILGYSYLKNDKNILVDEAFKELSNLAAKLTITTLDNFENIKSIKQNDSSASFCKKIKKEDGEVDFNSSKKLFSKYKAYSFWPGVFLKSELKLKDIEFIEDISQNIAGEILEIAKDYIIVACKKGSLKIKTLQAPSKNSISSVEYIKGKRLIIGDILN from the coding sequence ATGGGAACACCATCTTATGCTACTGAGATTTTAAAAGAGCTTTTAAATAACAAGAATTATGAAGTTATAGGAATTTTTACTCAAGAAGATAAACCAGTTGGTAGAAAACAACTTTTAACACCACCACACATAAAACAGTATTGTCTTGAAAATAATATTAATATTCCAATTTTACAACCAAAAAAACTAAAAGACAATCTTGTGGCTTATATTTCTATAAAAGAGTTAGAACCAGATTTTATAGTTGTTGCTGCATATGGACAGATTTTACCAAAAGAGATTTTGAATTTAGCTCCTTGCATAAATCTTCATGCTTCTATTTTACCAAATTATAGAGGAGCTAGTCCTATTCAAGAAGGTATTTTAAATGATGATGAATATTTAGGAGTTACTTCTATGCTTATGGAAGAGGGGCTTGATTGTGGTAATATATTAGGATATTCATATCTTAAAAATGATAAAAACATATTAGTTGATGAGGCTTTTAAGGAACTTTCAAATTTAGCAGCTAAACTTACAATTACAACTTTAGATAATTTTGAAAATATAAAATCTATAAAACAAAATGACTCAAGTGCTAGTTTTTGCAAAAAGATAAAAAAAGAAGATGGAGAAGTAGATTTTAATAGTTCAAAAAAGCTTTTTTCTAAATACAAAGCTTACTCTTTTTGGCCAGGTGTTTTTTTAAAATCAGAGCTTAAATTAAAAGATATAGAATTTATTGAAGATATTTCACAAAATATTGCTGGAGAGATTTTAGAAATAGCAAAAGATTATATTATAGTTGCTTGTAAAAAAGGTAGTTTAAAAATAAAGACTCTACAGGCTCCTTCTAAAAATTCTATAAGTAGTGTTGAATATATAAAAGGTAAAAGATTAATAATAGGAGATATTTTAAACTAA
- the proB gene encoding glutamate 5-kinase, with protein sequence MKRLVIKVGTAVLTQGEELALQRMKNLVKLISILKNDKNLEVILVSSGAVGAGYTELKLDKTVLANKQTLAAIGQPKLMKTYQEMFEEFGITVAQMLFIADDFDSRKRSKNAKNVMEILLQNNVIPIINENDVIATEELIGDNDQLAAYITHYFKADMLVILTDIDGYYDKNPREFNDAKIQKIINEISQDELDKKPSANSKFATGGIVTKLKAADFLMQKEIPMYLTSGFDLTNAYDFLVDNNHKSGTIFKK encoded by the coding sequence ATGAAACGATTAGTTATCAAGGTTGGAACTGCTGTTTTAACTCAAGGTGAAGAGCTAGCTTTACAAAGAATGAAAAATTTAGTGAAGCTAATCTCTATACTGAAAAATGATAAAAATTTAGAAGTAATTTTAGTTAGCTCAGGAGCTGTTGGAGCAGGTTATACAGAGTTAAAACTTGATAAAACTGTTCTAGCAAATAAACAAACTTTAGCAGCTATTGGTCAACCAAAATTAATGAAAACTTACCAAGAGATGTTTGAAGAGTTTGGTATAACAGTTGCTCAAATGCTTTTTATTGCAGATGATTTTGATTCAAGAAAAAGATCTAAAAATGCAAAAAATGTTATGGAAATATTGCTTCAAAATAATGTAATTCCTATTATAAATGAAAATGATGTTATTGCAACTGAAGAGCTAATTGGTGATAATGATCAGTTAGCAGCTTATATAACACACTATTTTAAAGCTGATATGTTAGTTATTTTGACAGATATAGATGGATATTATGATAAAAATCCAAGAGAATTTAACGATGCAAAAATTCAAAAAATAATAAATGAAATATCACAAGATGAACTTGATAAAAAACCTAGTGCAAACTCAAAATTTGCAACAGGTGGAATAGTTACAAAACTAAAAGCTGCTGATTTTTTAATGCAAAAAGAGATTCCAATGTATTTAACTAGTGGTTTTGATTTGACGAATGCTTATGATTTTTTAGTTGATAATAATCATAAAAGTGGAACAATTTTTAAAAAATAA
- the obgE gene encoding GTPase ObgE, with the protein MFIDSARFSVSSGKGGQGCASFRREKFVVQGGPDGGDGGKGGDVYFVVDSNTDTLSFYKGKKVFKADKGQPGMGRQKTGKSGEHLFLIVPPGTQIIDDNTNEVLYDLLEDGEKFLFIEGGKGGLGNVHFKNSRNQRPTYFQPGLPGSTKNIRLELKLIADVGLVGYPNVGKSTLISVTSNATPEIANYEFTTLTPKLGVVNVGDYSSFVMADIPGIIDGASEGKGLGLEFLKHIERTKTLLFTIDVANHRTMIDQYNVLKEELVKFSQELSQRDFAIVLSKIDAYYGEDLQKDIEEFLKALNLEVSKSNEYKFDTNLPYFVQDLIFAKKDSSKPYFVLPISSLDKTNINPLKYALYTMLGK; encoded by the coding sequence ATGTTTATAGATAGTGCAAGATTTAGTGTAAGTAGTGGTAAAGGTGGACAAGGATGTGCATCTTTTAGAAGAGAAAAGTTTGTTGTTCAAGGTGGTCCTGACGGAGGAGATGGAGGAAAAGGTGGTGATGTTTACTTTGTTGTAGATAGCAATACAGATACTTTATCTTTTTATAAAGGAAAAAAAGTTTTTAAAGCTGATAAAGGTCAACCAGGAATGGGAAGACAAAAAACTGGTAAATCTGGAGAACATCTTTTTTTAATAGTACCTCCTGGAACACAAATAATAGATGATAATACGAATGAAGTTTTATATGATTTACTTGAAGATGGTGAGAAATTTTTATTTATTGAAGGTGGAAAAGGTGGACTTGGAAATGTTCATTTTAAAAACTCAAGAAATCAAAGACCTACATATTTTCAACCAGGGCTTCCAGGTAGTACAAAAAATATAAGATTAGAACTTAAGTTAATTGCGGATGTTGGACTTGTTGGTTATCCAAATGTTGGAAAATCTACTTTAATATCTGTAACATCAAATGCAACTCCAGAAATAGCAAATTATGAGTTTACAACATTGACTCCGAAACTAGGAGTTGTAAATGTTGGAGATTATAGCTCATTTGTAATGGCTGATATTCCTGGAATTATTGATGGTGCGAGTGAAGGAAAAGGTCTTGGCTTAGAGTTTTTAAAGCATATTGAAAGAACAAAAACACTTTTGTTTACAATTGATGTTGCGAACCACAGAACTATGATAGATCAATACAATGTGTTAAAAGAAGAGCTTGTTAAGTTTTCACAAGAACTATCACAAAGAGATTTTGCAATAGTTTTGAGTAAAATTGATGCTTATTATGGTGAAGATCTACAAAAAGATATAGAAGAATTTTTAAAAGCTTTAAATCTTGAAGTTTCTAAATCAAACGAGTATAAATTTGATACAAACTTACCATATTTTGTTCAAGATTTAATTTTTGCAAAAAAAGATAGTAGTAAACCATATTTTGTTTTACCAATATCATCTTTGGATAAAACAAACATAAATCCATTAAAATATGCTTTATACACAATGCTAGGAAAGTAA
- the rpmA gene encoding 50S ribosomal protein L27: MAHKKGQGSTQNNRDSAGRRLGVKKYGGEVVTAGNIIIRQRGTKVHLGNNVGMGKDHTIYSLIDGVVKFEIKDKKRKKVSVYAS, from the coding sequence ATGGCTCACAAAAAAGGACAGGGTAGTACTCAGAATAATAGAGATTCAGCTGGTAGAAGACTTGGTGTTAAGAAATATGGTGGTGAAGTTGTAACTGCTGGAAATATCATTATTAGACAAAGAGGAACTAAGGTTCACTTAGGAAATAATGTAGGTATGGGAAAAGATCATACAATATACTCTTTAATTGACGGTGTTGTTAAATTTGAAATTAAAGATAAAAAAAGAAAAAAAGTTTCTGTTTACGCTTCGTAA
- the rplU gene encoding 50S ribosomal protein L21: protein MYAIIKCGGKQYKVSEGDIIDIDYTGKAAKETLEITDVLAVNNGELKTGTAVEKAKVEAVVVLDGTGVNRDRKVIIYKKRRRKDSKLKRGFRKSFTKIRITKIAA, encoded by the coding sequence ATGTACGCAATTATCAAATGTGGTGGAAAACAGTATAAAGTATCAGAAGGTGATATTATAGATATTGATTACACTGGTAAAGCTGCTAAAGAGACTTTAGAAATTACTGATGTGCTTGCAGTTAATAACGGTGAGTTAAAAACAGGAACAGCTGTAGAAAAAGCTAAAGTTGAAGCAGTTGTTGTTTTAGATGGAACAGGTGTAAATAGAGATAGAAAAGTTATTATTTACAAAAAAAGAAGAAGAAAAGATTCTAAGTTAAAAAGAGGTTTTAGAAAAAGCTTCACAAAAATTAGAATTACAAAAATTGCTGCTTAA
- the dnaG gene encoding DNA primase, whose product MIRKESIESLKNYLDIVDVISQFLELKKSGANFKACCPFHGEETPSFVVSPSKQIYHCFGCGVGGDSIKFLMEYEKLSYPETIEKLASMYNYTLEYDTSSVKKTDNKVLEDIKAFYQKQFLLDENIQNYIKDRGVFQLSIEKFEVGYASSSNSTIDFLKSNHYNLNDAIEQGVISQGENGLYSRFIDRLIFPIYSINGKLVGFGGRTLTNHGAKYVNSPQTPIFNKSKLLYGYNLAKEKIYKTKEIIVCEGYLDVIMLHQAGFNSAVATLGTALTKEHLPLLRRGEPRIILSYDGDKAGQNAAFKASVMLSQNGFDGGVVIFENGADPADMVKDRKIKELEELFSNPTPFANFAISYIVSSYNISNPVEKQKALIEANEYLNSLSQLYQEEYKRFLAQKLNIKESLIKTSNNIYRKNSVELSKVDIAELCIIKSILDEPRRLDIVLDKIDKSMFEHHQEEFEELLNDINSSSLNKIILNDKLESYDETRLNRELLVLLHKFYSNKLLTLSYDNSMNFKEKVNQIRKVKDNLYQLKQGKLVSYNL is encoded by the coding sequence ATGATAAGAAAAGAGTCTATAGAGAGTTTAAAAAATTACCTTGATATTGTTGATGTTATTTCACAATTTTTAGAATTAAAAAAATCTGGTGCAAATTTCAAAGCTTGTTGTCCTTTTCATGGTGAAGAGACACCATCTTTTGTTGTTAGCCCATCAAAACAAATATATCACTGTTTTGGTTGTGGAGTTGGTGGAGATAGTATTAAATTTTTGATGGAGTATGAGAAACTTTCATATCCTGAAACTATTGAAAAATTAGCTTCAATGTATAATTATACTTTGGAGTATGATACAAGTAGTGTAAAAAAAACAGATAATAAAGTTCTTGAAGATATAAAGGCTTTTTATCAAAAGCAGTTTTTATTGGATGAAAATATACAAAACTATATAAAAGATAGAGGAGTTTTTCAGCTTTCAATAGAAAAATTTGAAGTAGGTTATGCAAGTAGTTCTAATAGCACAATAGATTTTTTGAAATCAAATCATTACAACTTAAATGATGCAATAGAGCAAGGTGTTATTAGTCAAGGAGAAAATGGACTATATTCAAGATTTATTGATAGATTGATATTTCCAATTTATTCAATAAATGGAAAACTTGTTGGTTTTGGAGGAAGAACTCTTACAAATCACGGAGCAAAATATGTAAACTCTCCACAAACTCCAATTTTTAATAAATCGAAGCTTTTGTATGGTTATAACTTAGCAAAAGAGAAAATATATAAAACAAAAGAGATTATAGTTTGTGAGGGTTATTTGGATGTAATAATGCTTCATCAAGCTGGATTTAATAGTGCAGTTGCAACTTTGGGAACAGCACTTACTAAAGAGCATTTACCACTTTTAAGAAGAGGTGAGCCTAGAATTATTTTATCTTATGATGGAGATAAAGCTGGACAAAATGCAGCTTTTAAAGCTTCAGTAATGCTTAGTCAAAATGGTTTTGATGGAGGGGTTGTTATTTTTGAAAATGGAGCAGACCCAGCTGATATGGTAAAAGATAGAAAAATTAAAGAACTAGAAGAACTTTTTTCAAATCCAACTCCTTTTGCAAATTTTGCAATTAGTTATATTGTTTCAAGTTATAATATAAGTAATCCTGTAGAGAAACAAAAAGCATTAATTGAAGCAAATGAGTATTTAAATAGTTTAAGCCAACTTTACCAAGAAGAGTATAAAAGATTCTTAGCTCAAAAATTAAATATAAAAGAGAGTTTAATTAAAACATCAAATAATATTTATAGAAAAAATAGTGTTGAGCTTTCAAAAGTTGATATTGCAGAGCTTTGTATTATAAAATCAATACTTGATGAGCCTAGAAGATTAGATATAGTTTTAGATAAAATAGATAAATCAATGTTTGAGCATCATCAAGAAGAGTTTGAAGAGTTGTTAAATGATATAAATAGTAGCTCATTAAATAAGATTATATTAAATGATAAGCTAGAAAGCTATGATGAAACACGACTAAATAGAGAGTTATTAGTTCTTTTACATAAGTTTTACTCAAATAAACTTTTAACACTATCTTATGACAATAGCATGAATTTTAAAGAGAAAGTAAACCAAATAAGAAAAGTAAAGGATAATTTATACCAATTAAAACAAGGAAAACTTGTAAGTTATAATTTATGA
- a CDS encoding tetratricopeptide repeat protein, whose translation MDNLVLEYRDPIIGILLLVFMIFLISFFTYSYGIYKEKSARKDYRKLSRRFELGNLKENDYINLYKTYNLPFDSILLLASTFLHKGDNNKAISVYLALLEHVKDRVKKEELLELLGNTYFKGGFLQRSNEIFLRILKFSPRNKNALKSLLLVNEKLKNFKKSKEIAQALEELNIDVSVEKVYFDTLIILNDPILSYEKRTELLFEIFKENKIIQRIFATFLIQFNRDFLFSNIDKFECEKLIDILWYQKKEDIDFDKIKNNQFLNELYSAKDYINSVSTSNDFDLNILILINKYQKDIKTNLTFEFICNSCKHSSPFYEARCPNCHSILTLEVKHHLTKAYELSNQSLQ comes from the coding sequence TTGGATAATTTAGTTTTAGAGTATAGAGACCCTATTATTGGAATACTTTTATTAGTTTTTATGATTTTTTTAATATCTTTTTTTACATATTCATATGGTATTTACAAAGAAAAATCTGCAAGAAAAGATTATAGAAAACTATCTCGTAGATTTGAATTAGGAAATTTAAAAGAGAATGACTATATAAACCTTTACAAAACTTATAATCTACCATTTGACTCAATTTTACTTTTAGCATCTACTTTTTTACACAAAGGAGATAATAATAAAGCTATAAGTGTATATTTAGCACTTCTAGAACATGTAAAAGATAGAGTTAAAAAAGAAGAGCTTCTTGAACTTCTTGGAAACACATATTTTAAAGGTGGTTTTTTACAAAGATCAAATGAGATATTTTTAAGAATTCTAAAATTTTCTCCTAGAAATAAAAATGCTCTAAAGAGTCTTTTACTAGTAAATGAAAAACTGAAAAATTTTAAAAAATCAAAAGAGATTGCTCAAGCTTTAGAAGAGTTAAATATTGATGTTAGTGTAGAAAAAGTTTACTTTGATACTTTAATTATATTAAATGACCCAATTTTATCTTATGAAAAAAGAACTGAACTTTTATTTGAAATTTTTAAAGAAAATAAAATTATTCAAAGAATTTTTGCAACTTTTTTAATTCAATTCAATAGAGATTTTTTATTCTCAAACATAGATAAGTTTGAATGTGAAAAATTAATAGATATTTTATGGTATCAAAAAAAAGAGGATATTGATTTTGATAAAATCAAAAACAATCAGTTTTTAAATGAACTTTATAGTGCAAAAGATTATATAAATAGTGTTTCAACTAGTAATGATTTTGATTTAAATATTTTAATACTAATAAATAAATATCAAAAAGATATAAAAACAAATTTAACTTTTGAATTTATTTGTAACTCTTGTAAGCACTCAAGCCCTTTTTATGAAGCTAGATGTCCAAATTGCCACTCTATTTTAACCTTGGAAGTAAAGCACCACTTGACAAAAGCTTATGAGCTTTCAAATCAATCACTGCAATAA
- the rnc gene encoding ribonuclease III, which translates to MSDYSNLEKCLDYQFRNKNLIIEALTHKSFKKPYNNERLEFLGDAVLNLIVGEYLYTNFPKSNEGELSKIRASLVNETGFTKLANEINLGDYIFISNAEERNKGRTKSSILSDAFEAIMGAIYLESGLETLKPIILNLLENCYDKINLDVLFSDYKTALQEITQAKFASIPEYIVEGSYGPDHKKEFEVSIWIDGKNFGKANGKSKKLAQQAAAKIAIAKLSEEEN; encoded by the coding sequence TTGAGCGATTATTCAAATCTTGAAAAGTGTTTGGATTATCAGTTTAGAAATAAAAATCTGATAATCGAAGCACTTACTCATAAAAGTTTCAAAAAACCATATAATAATGAAAGACTAGAGTTTCTAGGTGATGCTGTTTTAAACTTGATTGTAGGAGAGTATTTATATACAAATTTTCCAAAATCAAATGAGGGTGAACTATCTAAAATAAGAGCTAGTTTGGTAAATGAAACTGGATTTACAAAACTAGCAAATGAGATAAATTTAGGTGATTATATATTTATATCAAACGCTGAAGAGAGAAACAAAGGAAGAACAAAATCTTCTATACTTTCAGATGCATTTGAAGCAATTATGGGTGCAATATATCTTGAAAGTGGCTTAGAAACACTAAAACCGATTATTTTGAATCTACTTGAAAATTGTTATGATAAAATAAATCTTGATGTACTATTTAGCGACTACAAAACAGCTTTACAAGAGATAACTCAAGCAAAATTTGCATCAATTCCTGAATATATTGTTGAAGGTTCATACGGACCTGACCACAAAAAAGAGTTTGAAGTATCTATTTGGATTGATGGGAAAAATTTTGGAAAAGCTAATGGAAAAAGTAAAAAATTAGCTCAACAAGCAGCTGCAAAAATTGCTATTGCTAAACTAAGTGAGGAAGAGAATTGA
- the aroC gene encoding chorismate synthase, which produces MNSFGHRFRFTTFGESHGKALGCIVDGVPAGIKIDEEFIQAEMNRRKPGQNEFATKRNEGDIVEILSGVFEGYSTGTSIAMIIFNENQKSSDYSNIKDLFRPGHADFTYFNKYGIRDYRGGGRSSARETAARVAAGAIAKLLLNELNIDIKSGICEINGIKADNFDFENSRNSEIFALDSTVEDAQKNSILEAKNSHNSVGGVALINVKNTPIGLGEPIYYKLDAQIANAMMSINAVKAVEIGDGILASRVLGFDNNDQIRKSGFKTNHSGGILGGISNGDDINVKVYFKATPSIFIEQDTIDSFGDEVVCKLKGRHDPCVAIRGSVVAESMIALVIADMLLLNMSSKVENIKKVYAK; this is translated from the coding sequence TTGAATAGTTTTGGACATAGATTTAGATTTACAACATTTGGTGAATCTCATGGAAAAGCTCTAGGATGTATAGTTGATGGTGTTCCAGCTGGAATAAAAATTGATGAAGAGTTTATTCAAGCCGAAATGAACAGAAGAAAACCTGGACAAAATGAGTTTGCAACAAAAAGAAATGAAGGTGATATTGTTGAAATTTTAAGTGGTGTTTTTGAAGGATATTCAACAGGAACTTCAATTGCTATGATTATTTTTAATGAAAATCAAAAATCAAGTGATTATTCAAATATAAAAGATTTATTTAGACCAGGTCATGCTGATTTTACTTATTTTAATAAATATGGAATTAGAGACTATAGAGGAGGAGGAAGAAGCTCCGCTCGTGAAACAGCAGCAAGAGTTGCAGCTGGTGCTATTGCAAAACTTCTATTAAATGAATTAAATATCGATATAAAAAGTGGAATTTGTGAAATAAATGGTATAAAAGCAGATAATTTTGACTTTGAAAATTCTAGAAATTCAGAAATTTTTGCACTTGATTCAACTGTTGAAGATGCTCAAAAAAATTCTATCTTAGAGGCCAAAAACTCTCACAATAGTGTTGGTGGTGTTGCACTTATAAATGTAAAAAATACTCCAATAGGTTTGGGAGAACCAATTTATTATAAATTGGATGCACAAATTGCAAATGCAATGATGAGTATAAATGCTGTTAAAGCTGTTGAAATTGGTGATGGAATCTTAGCATCTAGAGTTTTGGGATTTGATAACAACGACCAAATAAGAAAATCTGGATTTAAGACAAACCATAGTGGTGGAATTTTGGGTGGTATCTCAAATGGTGATGATATAAATGTAAAAGTATATTTCAAAGCAACTCCATCAATTTTTATAGAGCAAGATACTATTGATAGCTTTGGAGATGAAGTTGTTTGTAAGCTAAAAGGAAGACATGACCCTTGTGTTGCGATAAGAGGAAGTGTTGTTGCTGAGTCTATGATTGCTCTTGTAATTGCAGATATGCTTTTATTAAATATGTCATCAAAAGTAGAAAATATCAAAAAAGTTTATGCGAAATAG
- a CDS encoding M15 family metallopeptidase, producing MRNRVLFLLLLSLNLFANENIAKRLILAYPLFLEKYEDNFIYFKDGSKLQFSTNNKDLSYEEIIQNSSLENQMSMKYIKIDENINYIPKKNEDAGRFRNEEFFKKIYGKNKQEIEKNLVKIKWLEKSQNKTLWVTKINGIDKKLEKISNELENLPKEFKKYIINPDGVYNFRKISQTNRLSTHSFAIAIDLNKEYSNYWLWDKKGKNIVYKNQIPLEIVKIFEKYGFIWGGRWYHYDTMHFEYRPELLLD from the coding sequence ATGCGAAATAGAGTTTTATTTCTACTTTTACTATCTTTAAATCTCTTTGCAAATGAAAATATTGCAAAGAGGTTAATTCTTGCTTATCCTCTTTTTTTAGAAAAATATGAAGATAATTTTATCTATTTTAAAGATGGTTCAAAACTACAATTTTCTACAAATAACAAAGACTTAAGTTATGAAGAGATTATTCAAAATAGTTCTTTGGAAAATCAAATGAGTATGAAATATATCAAAATAGATGAAAATATAAACTATATTCCAAAAAAAAATGAAGATGCTGGAAGATTTAGAAATGAAGAGTTTTTCAAAAAAATATATGGTAAGAATAAACAAGAGATAGAAAAAAATCTTGTGAAAATAAAGTGGCTAGAAAAAAGTCAAAATAAAACTTTATGGGTTACAAAAATAAACGGTATAGATAAAAAACTAGAAAAAATAAGTAATGAACTAGAAAATCTACCAAAAGAGTTTAAAAAATATATAATAAATCCAGATGGAGTTTATAATTTTAGAAAAATTAGCCAAACAAATAGACTCAGCACTCATAGTTTTGCAATAGCTATTGATTTAAATAAAGAGTATTCAAACTATTGGCTTTGGGACAAAAAAGGTAAAAATATTGTATATAAAAACCAAATTCCTCTTGAAATTGTAAAAATATTTGAGAAATATGGTTTTATTTGGGGAGGGCGATGGTACCATTATGATACCATGCACTTTGAGTATAGACCAGAGTTACTTTTAGATTAA